From the genome of Tenrec ecaudatus isolate mTenEca1 chromosome 1, mTenEca1.hap1, whole genome shotgun sequence:
GCCCCCAGGCCCCATTCTGGTGCAGAGTATCCTGGTCACCTGCTGCCCAGGTCTGGGAGCGAAGCACTGAGCAGGGACTCCTGGTTGCTCCCACGTGAGGGATGTAGGTGGCTAAGGGCAAGGTCTGAGCTGAGATTCACTCAAAGACTTTCTGGGGAACCAACCTCCTCTTGCGTTGGGCTTTCCTGGTCAGAGGTGCGCCTTGGGGGGCAGCGGGGCTGAGGTTAGAGGTCCCAAGACAAGTGTGCAGGGAAGCCCAGGGAGCCGCAGCACCCAAGGTCAGCTGCCTATGCTGTTCTTCACCTCTTGCTACCAGGGTGGCTGGAACCCCACCTTTGAGGTAAAGTTAGTGCAGGGCGCCGGGGATGGACTCCAGGCCCTGGCTGCAGCCTCAGCACCCTGCGGGAGGGGTGCCCGGGGTAGcagccagctcccagggcatagcagAATGGGAAGTGGTTCGGGTGAGTGGTGGTCGCGATTACTTGGTGTGTGCACAGGCTGGGGACTGTGGAGCTGAGGAGGGTGGCAAACCCTGAATGCTCACAAGGCAGGACCCTTGCTCTCTCCTCCTGATACCGTTGCCCTAGTACCACTTCTGCTGCCCCCTGGGATGCCAGGGCTTGCCCCTGTCCAGCTGGGGGGGCCAAGGACCCCAGCATCAGGATGTTCTTTATGGACCAGCAGTGTGTGGGCACTCCCTGCCTCCCCAGTGCCAGTTCACGTCAGTGGGGTGTCCAAGGTGGGCACGTTAGCATCTTGGAAGAGGAACTAGGCTTGGGGGCGGTGTGGgaagggggcagccctgggcctggAAGTCCTTGGGACAGCAGCCCACACCCTCTCTCCTAGTTTTTTCTGAGTGCTTGGGAGTGCCGAGGAATTTGCCAGAGGGTGTGGGCAGGGTGACAGGAGTACTTGTGCTAAGTGCTATCTACTTCCTGGTCCTCAAATGCCTTCAAGGAAAAGCCTTCAGGCTGGCCCCTTATCAGCCCCAAACCCACCCCAGGAGGGGACTTGAAGTGTTGCCCTGTCTGGATTCTCCATGGAGGGAGGGATCCATCAAAGCTGTGAACTTCATCTCCCAGATCTGGGCCATGTGCCCCACGGGGTCAGAAGCCGGGCCACGGCAATACGGACTGGGCCCTGTCTGAACCCTCTGCCACGCTGGAGGCCGCCCAAGACCAAGGACACAGGAAGCAGGCATTTGTTATAAATACACGTGTTTGGTGAGCAAGGGGTGACAAGGCAGAGAAGGCGCTGGACACAGCTGGTCGAGGCTGGACACCACAaagagcagacagacagacagtccgCCCAGCAGGGCAGGCCGGGCAGCATTCTGGGGCCAGTAACACTTGGTCGGTGGGTGAGAGCCCTCAGAGGGTCCTGTGTGGGGCAGGGGGGGGTCCCGGCACCCTGAGGCTCCCTGGTCTGAGGTTTTGGGTGGCGGCAGGAGCAGCAGCTCCGGGCTCAGCTCACATCATTCAGGGCCTGGAGGGGCAGAAGACACAGGTTGTAGGGGATCACGAGCGCCCCTCGGGAGCCGGGGTCCCCACTCGGAGCCCAGGGCCGCTCACCTTGCGGGCAAACTCGGGCAGCACGAAGGCTGCGCGGTGCACGTCCGCGTTGTAGTACTTCAGCTGCCGCTGCTCCACCTGCGCCTGCGTCAGCGGCTGCACGGGCGCCCGGAAGTCGGTGCTGGGGTTCTTGCTGCACAGCATGAAGCCGATCTGGCCGCCGGGGTAGGTGGGGATGGTGCAGTAGGCGTACGCCACCACGGGGAAGAGGGACTTACAGAACTGCCGCATCTCCTTGATCAAGTCCAGGTGCAGCCACTGGCACTCGCCTGGTGGGGCGGAGGAGACCGGGGCTCAGCCGGGGTGGGCGTGGGGCcagcctgccctcccctcccagaagggtgctCGCCTTGGCAACAGAGAATGCCGTCCTCCTTGAGCGCCGTCTTCATGAGCTGGTAGTAGGACTCCTTGAAGAGGCTCTCTGCAGGGCCTGCgtgggatggggagagggggcaggtGAGGTGGGCCGCTCACCGTCACCCCTgcggagcctggatttgaacccagCTCTGTGAACCCTAGAAAGCAACCCGACCCCGAAGATGGtgtctgggaggtggggggggggcccgCAGTTTAATTCCCCATCACAGCGGGGGTACTGACACCCTCACTGAGGCCTCGAGCCCACTGTCGCCCCAGTGCTGGCTTGTCAGGGTCGAAGAGGAAACCGGGGCCTCAGTGGGCGGCGTCAGAAGGGGGACGGGGCAGCGCGCTTACCCATGGGGTCCGAGGAGTCCGTGATGATGACGTCAAAGGCATCCTGGTTCTGCTTCATGAACTCGAAACCGTCGCCGACGTGGAGGGTCAGTTTCGGGCTGGAGTAGCCCACAGCCATGCCCGGTAGGAACTTCTTAGAGACCTGGATGACATCCTGGGGGACATCGGAAGGAGGGGACAGAGGCTCAGTACCAGGCTGGGCCATGATGATGGAGGGCTCCGGAGTCCGAGCTGAGTGGGTGCCCCGGGCAGACCCTGCAAAGTCAGGTCACTTTGGGAGCGGCTGTGGGAACTTCAGTTTCCACACCAGTCAGTAAAGTGGGGAGAACGCTGGCACCCCTCTCAACATCTCATTGTGAGCAGGCTCCCCTGCCGCATTTCCTGCCATTTCTTCCCCCCGAAAAGCCGAACAGTCCTTCAGATGGTGGGCCCACCAGGCACTGGGTGCATGACCCGCTCAGCTTCCCAACCAAATCTTCCCACCCCCTGCTGTTCGCATAAACAGCTCACCTGAGGGCGCGTGGCCATCAGGGCAGAGACAAGTCTATTGACCGCaggggggtgggcgtgggggacACAGAACACAACCCATCACCCGCCTCTTGCTTTGTACACAAACCTCGTCAATCTCACACTGGACCACGGCCTCCACGGAGGGGTGCTTCACGACTTCCCGCAGGacgcctccatccccacccccgatGATCAGCACCTGGTGGGCGGTGGGGAGAGTGAGGGGCAGGGGCTCCGCAAGGCTGCTCAGATGTGTATGCACACAGAACCATCTGGAACAAGGTCTCCAGCGCTTCAGAGTTCACCTGCCTCAGGTTCCTCATACTGTCAACCTCACCCACCACCCTCCGAGTCCTTGGCAGGGCCATCTGACTCGGTGGCACGTTGGGCTGACCCCATGAAGCCGGCCCGGTTCGGTGGGACGCTGGTCCCGGGCTCAAGGTCGAGGCAACCTCCCGGGGCTTGCTGACCCTGGCCTGGCAGTAGGCAGCGCCCGGAGGTGGCGAGTACCTTGCGTGGGTTGGGGTGGCTGCAGAGGGGCAGGTTGGCGATCATCTCCTGGTAGGAGAACTCGTCCCTCTCCGTGCACTGGATGACGCCGTCCAGCACCAGCACGTTGCCGTAGGTCTTACTGTGGGCGGGGCCACCAGGAGCAATGACCAGATCTGACCTGGGGGGGTCGGGTCTCCCTCCACCCGCCAAGGGGTCCTGGGGCTGAGAGCAGGGGTGACACGTGGCGAGGATCACCGGGCCGGCcagctgggtgggggttgggctcTGACGTGTCCCAGGCTGACACGTGGGGATCCGGGCTCTGGGGAGCGTGGCTCAGCCCCCCAGCACAGGAGAAGGGCTGCGGGCTGGGGCGGGGACGGCGCGCGGCGCGGGCCTAGCTCACAGCAACTTCTGACAGTTTTGCAGGGGAAGGCGCGGGCACCGCGCGGCTCCTGGGGTGCCCGCAGGCTAAGGCTGGGCGCACCGGGGCCGGACGGGGTCCCGGCTGCGGAACCGCTCGGAGGGCGGCGGCTCTGGGGCCGAGGGGTCGGAGGCAGTACCTGCGGAAGACAAGGATGTCCTGGTACCGCGAGCGCTGGTGGTGCAGCAGCTGCTCCACCTGCAGCGACAGGGCCTGGCCGGGCCACAGGCTGCAGGTCTCGCGGAACCAGCCCTCGCGGATAGCAGCGGGGCCGGGGGCGGCGGGGCTGGCCGGGCTGGACTCcatggcgggcgggcgggcgggcggcgcggGGCGCGGGCCCGGGACTGGAGGCCgcgcggagccgcagcacaacgGGACCTGCTCCGCCCGCCGCCCGCGCCGCAACCTAACCTGGTCGGCGGGGCGGGGTGTGAAGCCAGGGGGCGGTGCCCATGTCCGCCAATAGCGGCACGGCAGCCTGCCTGGACCCAATCGGAGATGAGGCCCTCGGCAGGGCTCAGAGGGCGCTGATTGGCCGCCTGCGCGCCTCGCGGTGCCGATTGGCTAAGGCGGGCTGTCTGTCGGCGGCAGCAGGGTAGTCAGGCCGGCTCGGGGGGCCACGTGGGGCTGGGCCGGGCCGGGCGGCGGGGCCGGCTCCCTGGTCCCGCCCCGCGACCCCACGCCGGCGGGGGCGGTGCAGCCCCTCCCGCTTCCGAGACCGGGTCCTTTCCGCTTACCCGGGTCAGGGCGGCACCGAGGGCCGTGCTCGCGGGCCGGGCTGCAGGAGGGGAGCGGCCGCCGACGCGGCCCGGCCGAGCGGATCTCCGGGCTACACCGTGGGCGACGGGAGGAGGATGCTCGCCCGCCGCGTCCGGCGCTGCCCCCTCTCCTCGTTGGGTTTGATGAGATTGCGCGGCGTGTCAGGGCGCACTGAGGGTCTTTATTCTCCGCGCGAATCACCGCCCCAGCCCCGCGACTTGACAAGCTCCACGGAGTCATTTCCCCTTGCGTTCGCTGAGCCAGGAGCCTGTGGCtgttgaataagaaagagctcttTTTCTAAACGCGTTTCTAAATTTACCCGCAGTGGCCCAGAAGAGGCCAACACGTGCACACTCAGTACCGAAAGACTGGcacgtttttttctttctttgacaaATTGGGCTTTGCTCCTTGAAGGGTGGGCGGGAACGTGCGGTTTTTATAAAATGTCAAGGAACTTCTCAGAATCACATCAAGCATGTTAATTACCAAATATCAAATGCTAATTGCGCTACAGGCAGTTGAGATGATCGCCAAGGCAGGGAGATGAGCCCTGGTGCGAGCTAGCGACAGGGCAGGGACGCTTTCCTTGCCTTTCAGTTTTGACTGGCGTTTTGCAGCTCTTGCCTGAGGTGGGGGAAGGCTTTCCCCACCGAATGAGATGAAAACACCAGTTGGTCTTGTGCCTTggctggctttctgctcctttcaAAGGCAGGGTGAGGCCCGTGCAGTGACATGCCCTACATACTCTGGTAgaagccgagttttcagcacatttgtaatgcagtttttgtggtaaaattaggtgcctcggctgatttaTCCTTGAGTGTACACGGTAACTGCTAGGAGACGGGGTCATAGAGCCAAGACCCTCTTCAGTAGGACTGAAAGATGGACAATTCCCATCCACGTGTCCAGTGAGGCTAGAGATGGTGTCTGTGGGCAGCAGATGCCGCTTGGGGAAGGCCAGGGCCCAGGCACCCAGTGGGCCAGCCTTCCTGGCTCTCTTCTCAGCACCACGCGGCTGCCTGGAGGTCTGCCTGGGGGAAGGAAGTAGGAGGCTCAGTCATGTCCCTCCATCCCTCCTACACCTTGAACCAAGCTGGGCTCCAGTACCTGTATCCTCCCATGGGAGGGATCACAGCACACAGCCTCTGCCTCCTGTAGAAGAGAAGTCAGTCTCTTGTATTGGTGATACACGCGGCCGCCAGGCCAGTGTGTACTGCATTGACTCACACCTCGGGTGCACAGAGCACCAAGGTCCCAAAGAAGTTCTTGAAGGTGCAGCCCCAAGAGCTCCCAAAGGCTGCGAACTCAAGACCACACCAAGGAGAAAACTGGCATCACAGGTGCAAGTCAGGTGAACCAGCCCCTCGGCTGACCCAGAGGGTCTGGAAGTGGGTGCGAGCCCCTAGTGCTGAAGTGCCTGGAC
Proteins encoded in this window:
- the SRM gene encoding spermidine synthase gives rise to the protein MESSPASPAAPGPAAIREGWFRETCSLWPGQALSLQVEQLLHHQRSRYQDILVFRSKTYGNVLVLDGVIQCTERDEFSYQEMIANLPLCSHPNPRKVLIIGGGDGGVLREVVKHPSVEAVVQCEIDEDVIQVSKKFLPGMAVGYSSPKLTLHVGDGFEFMKQNQDAFDVIITDSSDPMGPAESLFKESYYQLMKTALKEDGILCCQGECQWLHLDLIKEMRQFCKSLFPVVAYAYCTIPTYPGGQIGFMLCSKNPSTDFRAPVQPLTQAQVEQRQLKYYNADVHRAAFVLPEFARKALNDVS